From Saccharibacillus brassicae:
GCTGCTTCTGACGCTGATGGTCAATGCGAGGCATCTGTTCTACGGCTTGTCGATGCTGGAAAAGTATAAAGGGACCGGCTGGAAAAAGCCGTACCTGATCTTCGGCATGTGCGACGAATCGTTTTCGATCAACTATTCGGCGAACATTCCGCAGAACATCGACCGCGGTTGGTACCTGTTTTTCGTGACGCTGCTCAATCATCTGTACTGGGTCGCCGGAGCGACGGTCGGAGGGCTGCTGGGTTCGTTCGTGCGCTTCGACCTGGCGGGCCTCGAATTCGTCATGACCGCGCTGTTCGTCGTGATCTTCGTGGAACAGTGGATGAAGCAAAAAGTGCATCACAGCGCGATCATCGGGATCGGCGTCTCGGCGGCGAGCCTGATCCTGTTCGGCGGCGAACGCTTTATCGTGCCGGCGATGATCGCGATTCTGGCCGTGCTGACGCTGACGCGCAAAGCTTCGGAACGCAAAGCGGCGGAAGCCGAAGAAGGAGGACGGGCATGAGCATGACGTTAAGCCAGCAAATCGTCGTCATCGCCGTGATCGTGCTCGGTACGATGGCAACGCGGTTTCTCCCGTTCCTGCTGTTCCCGCCGGGTCGTCCGACTCCGCCGTACATCCAATATCTCGGCCGGGTGCTGCCCGCCGCGGCGATCGGTCTGTTGGTCGTCTACA
This genomic window contains:
- a CDS encoding branched-chain amino acid transporter permease, which codes for MSMTLSQQIVVIAVIVLGTMATRFLPFLLFPPGRPTPPYIQYLGRVLPAAAIGLLVVYSLKDVNVLAGSRGLPELVSVAVVVWLHVWKKNMFLSIAAGTILYMVLIRL
- the azlC gene encoding azaleucine resistance protein AzlC → MNDSAKVSQAFRAAFPVTVPILAGFAFLGIAYGVFMNVSGFGVGYTFLMSLLIFAGSMEFVAVGLLLGPFNPLGALLLTLMVNARHLFYGLSMLEKYKGTGWKKPYLIFGMCDESFSINYSANIPQNIDRGWYLFFVTLLNHLYWVAGATVGGLLGSFVRFDLAGLEFVMTALFVVIFVEQWMKQKVHHSAIIGIGVSAASLILFGGERFIVPAMIAILAVLTLTRKASERKAAEAEEGGRA